A region of Ochrobactrum quorumnocens DNA encodes the following proteins:
- the hflX gene encoding GTPase HflX: MSKFKDKNVSPADEKKGFGLSEPEPTRAAVIVPILPERHNTSTASEEGERPQFQRSNEARLEEAVGLARAINLEIAHAENVVVNTPRPATLLGTGKVEAIAEILEDKSIGLVIVDHSLTPVQQRNLEKEWNVKVIDRTGLILEIFGERARTKEGALQVELAHLNYQKGRLVRSWTHLERQRGGGGFLGGPGETQIEADRRMLQDKILRIKRELETVVRTRTLHRQKRRKVPHPVVALVGYTNAGKSTLFNRMTGADVLAEDMLFATLDPTLRRIRLPHGETVILSDTVGFISNLPHHLVAAFRATLEEVVEADLILHVRDISDPDNAAQAEDVESILAGLGVEPHDHKRVIQIWNKIDNLDESGREAASRLAAAGSDEGRPIPLSAWTGEGVDRLLSLIETRIAGALGSVDVVLSPFEMHILDWIYQHGSDVKREDLEDGSVRIRARLTETSRKMLDEKRGIKPVIDDSDWD, encoded by the coding sequence TTGTCGAAATTCAAAGATAAGAACGTATCGCCTGCAGATGAAAAAAAGGGATTTGGTCTGTCTGAACCAGAACCTACCAGAGCAGCGGTTATCGTTCCTATATTGCCAGAACGGCACAATACAAGCACTGCAAGTGAAGAAGGCGAAAGGCCCCAGTTTCAGCGTTCTAATGAAGCGCGGCTGGAGGAAGCCGTTGGTCTTGCACGTGCGATCAATCTTGAAATTGCTCACGCCGAAAATGTAGTGGTGAACACACCGCGTCCCGCAACCTTGCTGGGAACAGGTAAGGTAGAGGCGATTGCTGAAATTCTCGAAGACAAGTCAATCGGGCTTGTTATCGTCGATCATTCGCTGACGCCGGTTCAGCAACGCAATCTGGAGAAAGAGTGGAACGTCAAGGTCATCGATCGTACGGGTCTCATTCTCGAAATTTTCGGTGAGAGAGCACGCACCAAGGAAGGTGCGCTGCAGGTCGAACTTGCGCATCTGAATTATCAGAAAGGCCGTCTTGTCAGAAGCTGGACCCACCTTGAGCGTCAGCGCGGTGGCGGCGGGTTCCTGGGCGGTCCGGGTGAAACGCAGATCGAAGCCGATAGGCGCATGTTGCAGGACAAGATTCTGCGCATAAAACGTGAGCTTGAAACCGTTGTTCGCACGCGTACCCTCCATCGCCAGAAGCGCCGTAAGGTGCCGCATCCGGTCGTGGCGCTCGTTGGTTATACGAACGCGGGTAAGTCGACATTGTTCAACCGCATGACTGGTGCCGACGTTCTCGCCGAGGATATGCTGTTTGCGACGCTGGACCCGACGCTTCGTCGTATCCGCCTTCCGCACGGCGAAACGGTTATCCTGTCCGATACCGTGGGTTTCATCTCGAACCTTCCGCACCATCTGGTCGCGGCGTTTCGTGCGACGCTTGAAGAAGTCGTCGAGGCTGACCTGATCTTGCATGTGCGCGATATTTCCGATCCGGATAATGCTGCACAAGCAGAGGACGTCGAGAGTATTCTCGCCGGTCTTGGTGTCGAGCCTCATGACCACAAACGCGTGATCCAGATATGGAACAAGATCGATAATCTGGATGAATCAGGGCGCGAGGCAGCATCTCGTCTTGCGGCGGCTGGCAGCGATGAGGGGCGTCCGATTCCGCTTTCAGCCTGGACGGGTGAGGGTGTTGACAGGTTGCTTTCGCTTATCGAGACCCGCATTGCAGGGGCGCTGGGTTCGGTCGATGTCGTGTTGTCTCCGTTTGAGATGCATATCCTTGATTGGATTTACCAGCACGGCAGCGATGTAAAACGCGAAGATCTCGAGGATGGGTCGGTCCGTATCCGCGCACGTCTGACTGAGACATCACGTAAAATGCTCGATGAGAAACGTGGCATTAAGCCTGTCATTGATGATTCCGACTGGGA